In Gracilimonas sp., a single window of DNA contains:
- the galE gene encoding UDP-glucose 4-epimerase GalE, with the protein MNVLVTGGAGYIGSHTVLELLNEGHEVIVIDNLSNSSKEALRRVQEITGKEVIFYKEDLLNKQQVDKIFINHSIDSVIHFAGYKAVGESVAEPLMYYDNNITGTIYLCEAMKKHGVKNIVFSSSATVYGDPHKVPITEDFPLSATNPYGRTKLFIEYILKDLHVADESWNIALLRYFNPVGAHKSGQIGEDPNDIPNNLMPYVSQVAVGKLKELAIFGDDYPTHDGTGVRDYIHVVDLAIGHLKALKKLNSNPGLAVYNLGTGKGSSVLDMVKAFEKASGKKIPYKIAPRRPGDIAECYADPSKAEKELNWTATRGIEEMCEDTWRWQSKNPNGYKN; encoded by the coding sequence ATGAATGTACTTGTAACAGGTGGAGCCGGGTATATTGGAAGTCACACTGTATTAGAACTGCTGAATGAAGGCCATGAAGTCATTGTGATTGACAATCTTTCCAACAGCAGTAAGGAAGCCCTGAGACGGGTACAGGAAATTACCGGAAAAGAGGTGATTTTTTATAAGGAAGACTTGTTGAACAAACAACAGGTAGATAAAATTTTCATCAATCATTCTATTGATTCCGTTATTCATTTTGCCGGATATAAAGCGGTAGGAGAATCCGTGGCCGAGCCGCTGATGTACTATGACAATAATATCACCGGAACAATATATTTGTGTGAAGCTATGAAGAAACACGGAGTGAAAAATATTGTATTCTCTTCTTCAGCAACAGTTTATGGTGATCCTCACAAAGTCCCCATAACTGAGGATTTTCCGCTCTCTGCCACAAACCCCTACGGCCGAACCAAACTTTTTATCGAGTATATTCTTAAGGATTTACATGTAGCTGATGAATCCTGGAATATTGCCCTGCTACGATATTTCAATCCAGTTGGGGCACATAAAAGTGGTCAGATAGGTGAAGATCCCAACGACATCCCCAATAACCTTATGCCGTATGTTTCTCAAGTTGCTGTCGGCAAACTTAAGGAACTCGCAATATTCGGAGATGACTACCCTACCCACGATGGAACGGGCGTTCGCGATTATATTCATGTGGTTGATCTGGCCATCGGACACTTAAAAGCATTAAAGAAATTAAACTCTAATCCCGGATTAGCAGTCTATAACCTCGGAACCGGCAAAGGTTCGAGTGTGCTTGATATGGTGAAAGCCTTTGAAAAAGCTTCCGGTAAAAAAATACCTTATAAGATTGCTCCACGTCGTCCCGGGGATATTGCCGAATGCTATGCAGATCCCTCTAAAGCTGAAAAAGAGCTGAACTGGACAGCGACTCGTGGCATTGAGGAAATGTGCGAAGATACCTGGCGATGGCAATCAAAGAACCCGAATGGGTATAAGAACTAA
- a CDS encoding phage terminase large subunit, which translates to MNNFELSTFQEKVCAIPEAYDVFLGGGRGGSKSATMAILAFRHAEQYREKARILYIRQSYKGLADFEALTRDFFGSIYGTAASYNQTEHFWRLPNGGYFELGQLESPKDYTKYQGRSFTLLLIDEAGQYSTPSLLDKLRSNLRGPKDMPIRTVVSANPGGSGHHWLAKRYVFKNSKPWLPFYEPNSERDWVYVPSTYKDNPFIDHDEYEKQLRASCPADPELLKAWLEGDWAIARGAYFSTVIDEKRNATDPWEQIPEDPYTGKKWKNWLAHDYGSSAPSVTYVMLESPGAKGPDDRYYPRGSIIIVDELATSDPHDLTEGLGYTIPHLSERIINLCLEWDINPYGVADDAIFAQHGYSEGSIANEFQREGVYFERAQKADRKSGWEVMRRLLQDAGKPDKPGLYISRKCDYFWSTVPYLDRDPRNAEDLDTRGPDHAADACRYGLMNTVNKTVSKKRLQGF; encoded by the coding sequence ATGAATAATTTCGAGTTATCCACATTTCAAGAAAAGGTATGTGCTATCCCTGAAGCCTATGATGTTTTCTTAGGCGGGGGCCGAGGCGGTTCCAAATCTGCAACCATGGCCATCCTTGCATTCAGGCACGCTGAACAGTACCGGGAAAAAGCACGGATATTGTATATCAGGCAATCCTACAAGGGTCTTGCTGATTTTGAAGCCCTCACACGTGATTTCTTTGGCAGTATTTACGGCACCGCTGCCAGCTACAATCAAACAGAGCATTTTTGGAGGCTCCCCAACGGTGGATATTTTGAACTGGGCCAGCTCGAAAGCCCAAAAGATTATACGAAGTACCAGGGAAGATCATTCACGCTTTTACTAATTGACGAGGCCGGGCAGTATTCAACGCCCTCACTACTCGATAAACTACGATCTAACCTCAGAGGCCCGAAAGATATGCCCATCAGGACCGTGGTTTCTGCTAACCCCGGAGGAAGTGGGCATCACTGGCTTGCAAAACGCTATGTATTCAAAAACTCAAAGCCGTGGTTACCATTTTACGAGCCTAACAGCGAACGGGACTGGGTGTACGTCCCTTCCACCTACAAGGATAATCCCTTCATTGATCACGACGAATATGAGAAACAGCTACGTGCCTCCTGTCCGGCTGATCCGGAATTACTGAAGGCTTGGCTTGAGGGAGACTGGGCAATAGCCAGAGGCGCTTATTTCAGCACGGTTATTGATGAGAAACGAAACGCAACCGATCCCTGGGAACAAATCCCGGAAGACCCCTACACTGGCAAGAAGTGGAAAAACTGGCTTGCACATGATTATGGATCGAGCGCCCCATCAGTTACCTACGTAATGTTAGAAAGTCCCGGCGCCAAAGGGCCGGATGACCGGTACTATCCCAGGGGCTCTATCATCATCGTGGATGAACTTGCAACCTCTGATCCTCACGATCTGACTGAAGGACTTGGATATACTATTCCACACCTGAGTGAGCGTATCATCAACCTGTGCCTTGAATGGGATATAAACCCCTATGGAGTAGCAGACGATGCCATCTTTGCCCAGCACGGCTATTCTGAAGGATCGATAGCTAATGAATTTCAACGTGAAGGTGTTTATTTCGAGAGAGCACAAAAGGCAGACCGTAAGTCAGGCTGGGAAGTCATGAGGCGTTTACTCCAAGATGCAGGAAAACCCGATAAGCCGGGGTTGTATATTTCCCGGAAGTGTGATTACTTCTGGAGTACGGTTCCATATTTGGACAGAGACCCACGCAATGCAGAAGATCTGGACACCAGAGGACCCGATCATGCTGCTGATGCTTGTAGATACGGCCTGATGAATACCGTTAACAAAACAGTGAGTAAAAAGAGACTGCAAGGTTTTTAA
- a CDS encoding protein kinase, which produces MKKQYGKWKVEKTLKHDRCYLASSDDQKGVIKIGRNIAKEVLALKLVHDHANIVTLLDYDLEAEEPYLVTEFFEDSLQMHLYRPHNFNVSEITDAILNICEGITHCLSKGICPIDVQFLSNQKLEVRLVDFECPMIMESIDDMRQGLSLVEKKISLFENSVFRSNGRRRQKEELLTKNI; this is translated from the coding sequence ATGAAAAAACAATACGGCAAATGGAAAGTTGAAAAAACGCTCAAGCATGATCGATGCTATTTAGCCTCATCCGATGATCAGAAAGGGGTTATAAAAATAGGACGAAATATTGCTAAGGAGGTTCTGGCATTAAAATTAGTTCACGATCATGCTAACATTGTAACACTCTTAGATTACGATTTAGAAGCAGAAGAGCCTTATTTGGTGACAGAGTTTTTCGAAGATAGTCTACAAATGCATCTTTACCGACCTCACAATTTTAATGTTTCAGAAATAACCGATGCAATATTAAATATTTGTGAAGGTATAACACACTGTTTGAGTAAAGGAATCTGTCCTATCGACGTTCAATTTTTGTCAAACCAAAAACTAGAGGTTCGATTGGTAGATTTTGAATGCCCAATGATAATGGAATCCATTGATGACATGAGACAAGGATTAAGTCTCGTAGAGAAGAAAATATCTTTATTTGAAAATTCTGTTTTTCGGAGCAATGGAAGGCGCCGCCAAAAAGAAGAACTTTTAACTAAGAACATTTAA
- a CDS encoding phage tail terminator-like protein, translating into MSTSNKEIRKALRTKLVSIPGIPDEDNQAWQNKVFEPTDGTPWIRETLLPSDERMTANNEKEAVGIYQIDYFVPIGESVYDAEDLADAIKNAFKPTTVLSGFLRIERSRLLPGNTSGPWYKISVVIDYKCFSTN; encoded by the coding sequence ATGAGTACTTCCAATAAAGAAATCAGAAAAGCTCTCAGAACCAAGCTTGTGAGTATTCCGGGCATTCCCGATGAAGACAACCAGGCGTGGCAGAACAAAGTCTTTGAGCCCACAGACGGCACGCCGTGGATTCGGGAAACATTATTGCCCAGTGATGAGCGGATGACGGCCAATAATGAAAAAGAAGCTGTGGGCATCTACCAAATTGATTACTTCGTCCCGATAGGTGAAAGTGTATATGATGCTGAGGACTTGGCCGATGCTATCAAAAATGCCTTTAAGCCAACAACGGTGCTGAGTGGTTTCCTGCGTATCGAGCGGTCACGTTTATTGCCAGGTAACACGAGCGGACCGTGGTACAAGATATCTGTAGTAATCGACTATAAGTGTTTTTCGACAAATTAA
- a CDS encoding JAB domain-containing protein gives MKDTKEPIKSIEIVTTQLVKERVQPYETSVTSVITAACYLLPFFRGLDREAFYLMCLNNRNDPTNISLISLGSSTSAQVEFMQIFKVAILSNSNRFIVAHNHVSGSKEISKADESITFRLKQAGMIMGIELLDHLIFYGEGPRDFISLKDEGHI, from the coding sequence ATGAAAGATACAAAAGAACCAATCAAAAGCATTGAAATAGTAACTACTCAATTAGTGAAGGAACGAGTGCAACCATATGAGACAAGTGTTACATCGGTTATAACCGCAGCCTGCTATCTACTGCCATTTTTTAGAGGGTTAGACCGAGAAGCATTTTATTTGATGTGCTTAAACAATCGCAACGACCCTACTAATATCAGTTTGATCAGTTTAGGAAGCTCAACCTCAGCCCAGGTTGAATTTATGCAAATATTTAAGGTAGCCATACTTTCAAATTCTAATAGATTTATTGTCGCTCACAACCATGTTTCAGGGAGTAAGGAAATTTCTAAAGCGGATGAAAGTATTACTTTTAGACTGAAGCAGGCCGGAATGATTATGGGAATTGAATTGCTGGACCACCTTATTTTCTATGGCGAGGGGCCCCGTGATTTCATCTCATTGAAGGATGAAGGGCACATTTAA
- a CDS encoding site-specific integrase has product MPATFKFYLREDRPDNRGFCPVYLRITLDRKKKYMNTGIRIKPRDWNPDKEEVRKSYSRNKKEVNHLNQELDIIRSDAEQAGRVLFREKRASADAIKKKLEYASKDNFFVFADEYQKAIKDKSFYSWKQNKVAINKVKDFHGSNHLPFNLIDPDFLNRLVDHLQRKYGNKASTIQKNFAAIKAILDKAVLAKLIPSNPVESKEFSMPKKNKDVTKTKLSLEQITAIEKLELQAGTNLWHARNAFLLSFYFCGMRFGDVAELRWENVRDGRLTYQMNKTGTDISIPIKDGARAILERYKDEDNNGYIFPFLSSLSKEQRKQPDAIRKQISTWNAVVNGQDNDKRLSGLKEIAKMAGIDEDISMHVARHSFAQYGVNDREIPPYKMMMLLGHKSVKTTMQYLKSLDLKTVDNVMDEIF; this is encoded by the coding sequence ATGCCTGCAACATTTAAGTTCTATCTCAGAGAAGATCGTCCTGATAACCGTGGATTTTGTCCTGTCTATCTACGGATTACCCTTGACCGGAAGAAGAAGTACATGAATACCGGTATCCGGATCAAGCCAAGGGACTGGAACCCTGATAAAGAAGAGGTCCGGAAAAGTTACAGCCGTAACAAGAAAGAAGTAAATCACCTTAATCAGGAGCTGGACATTATCAGGTCGGATGCTGAACAGGCTGGCCGTGTGTTGTTCAGAGAGAAGCGAGCCAGTGCCGATGCTATTAAGAAGAAGCTCGAGTATGCCAGCAAGGATAACTTCTTTGTCTTTGCTGATGAATACCAGAAGGCCATCAAGGATAAGAGCTTTTACAGCTGGAAGCAGAACAAGGTAGCTATCAACAAGGTGAAGGACTTCCACGGCTCCAATCATCTGCCCTTCAACCTGATCGATCCTGACTTCCTGAATCGGTTGGTTGATCACCTGCAACGTAAGTATGGAAACAAGGCCTCGACCATTCAAAAGAACTTTGCTGCTATCAAGGCCATATTGGACAAGGCAGTCTTAGCCAAGCTGATACCCAGCAACCCAGTTGAAAGCAAAGAGTTCAGCATGCCTAAGAAGAACAAGGATGTTACCAAGACCAAGCTCTCACTGGAACAGATCACGGCCATTGAGAAGCTGGAACTCCAGGCCGGCACTAATCTTTGGCACGCACGCAATGCCTTTCTACTCAGTTTCTATTTTTGTGGCATGCGCTTCGGTGATGTAGCTGAATTACGCTGGGAGAACGTCAGGGATGGGCGCCTCACATACCAAATGAATAAAACGGGCACTGACATCAGTATTCCGATTAAGGACGGCGCACGGGCTATTTTGGAGCGTTACAAGGATGAAGATAATAACGGATACATTTTCCCTTTCCTTTCATCGCTAAGTAAGGAGCAACGCAAACAACCTGATGCCATCCGGAAGCAGATCAGCACCTGGAATGCCGTTGTGAATGGGCAGGATAATGACAAGCGACTCAGTGGCCTCAAGGAAATTGCAAAAATGGCTGGAATTGATGAAGATATTAGTATGCATGTGGCCCGGCACTCCTTTGCTCAATACGGGGTGAATGACCGTGAGATCCCACCCTATAAGATGATGATGCTATTGGGCCATAAGAGCGTAAAAACGACTATGCAGTACCTAAAATCACTGGACTTGAAAACAGTGGATAACGTGATGGATGAAATATTTTAA
- a CDS encoding cold-shock protein: MSDKQKGTVKWFHNTKGYGFISTDKGEDAFVHYSEIQADGFKKLRRGEEVEFLLDEGDKGLHAKEVVSLNPIEEQAD; this comes from the coding sequence ATGTCTGACAAACAAAAGGGTACGGTAAAGTGGTTTCATAACACAAAAGGTTATGGTTTTATAAGTACAGATAAAGGTGAAGATGCCTTTGTTCATTATTCTGAAATTCAAGCCGATGGTTTTAAAAAATTAAGACGAGGTGAAGAAGTTGAGTTTTTATTGGATGAAGGGGATAAAGGATTGCACGCAAAAGAAGTGGTTTCACTTAACCCTATAGAAGAGCAGGCAGACTGA
- a CDS encoding acyloxyacyl hydrolase, whose amino-acid sequence MTAQIQTTSTYSTPDYRYSVWGGYSGNSVRFLGKTRDSQTQIFAFGYQHKIQQYSPDRILWYTIDFIPYIHFDYPKRDENDRRVARSGFGFSPVGFSMTNNISRMFSPYLQTSGGIIYMEDNFPTDRARSLNFTFDITLGNSIYLNNHASLSFGYKFHHISNAETGKENPGLDSNFLFITISIQ is encoded by the coding sequence TTGACAGCACAGATACAAACAACCAGTACTTATTCTACACCGGATTATCGTTACTCTGTATGGGGAGGATATTCCGGAAACTCAGTTCGCTTTCTGGGGAAAACCAGGGATTCTCAAACCCAGATTTTTGCCTTCGGTTACCAACATAAAATCCAGCAATACTCTCCGGATAGAATCCTTTGGTACACCATCGATTTCATTCCATACATCCATTTTGATTACCCTAAAAGAGATGAAAACGACCGCAGGGTTGCAAGATCAGGTTTTGGTTTTTCACCAGTTGGATTTTCAATGACCAACAATATCTCCAGGATGTTTTCTCCCTATTTACAAACCTCCGGTGGTATTATTTATATGGAAGATAATTTCCCGACAGATAGAGCACGGAGCTTAAACTTCACTTTCGACATCACATTGGGCAACAGTATTTATCTGAATAATCATGCCTCTTTGTCTTTCGGTTATAAATTTCACCATATTTCAAATGCAGAAACCGGTAAAGAAAACCCCGGACTGGACTCTAACTTTCTTTTCATAACTATTTCTATTCAATAA
- a CDS encoding peptidylprolyl isomerase translates to MSIKANIKTSKGTIQIHLFTERAPKTVANFVNLASRGYFNNISFHRVINDFMIQGGCPNGDGRGGPGYKFEDEFHDELTHDEPGKVSMANAGPNTNGSQFFITHVPTPWLDGKHTVFGEVSSAKDQDIVNSISQGDQIETVNLEGEYEELLRKIDEVHYWNETLDEQFENLKPAAI, encoded by the coding sequence ATGAGCATCAAAGCTAATATCAAAACCTCAAAAGGCACCATTCAAATTCACCTTTTCACAGAAAGAGCACCTAAAACCGTAGCCAATTTTGTTAATCTTGCCTCCCGCGGTTACTTCAATAATATAAGTTTTCATCGCGTTATCAATGATTTCATGATTCAGGGCGGATGCCCTAATGGGGATGGTCGCGGCGGCCCAGGCTATAAGTTTGAAGATGAATTCCATGATGAACTAACCCACGATGAACCGGGTAAAGTCTCGATGGCTAATGCAGGCCCTAATACCAATGGAAGTCAATTTTTCATTACCCACGTTCCAACTCCCTGGCTGGATGGAAAACATACTGTTTTTGGGGAAGTATCGTCAGCCAAAGATCAGGATATTGTGAATTCTATTTCCCAAGGCGACCAAATTGAAACGGTGAATTTAGAAGGGGAATATGAAGAACTACTTCGTAAAATTGATGAAGTACATTACTGGAATGAAACGCTGGATGAACAATTTGAAAACCTGAAACCGGCAGCTATCTGA
- the msrB gene encoding peptide-methionine (R)-S-oxide reductase MsrB, with protein MKYAALLGVLAVATFLAFSFFKTDSSISENHTGTELAGIHKTERDTLPENEYPFQKTDSEWKEILTSKEYRILRDRGTELPYVNEYNNNKREGIYVCAGCGQKLYSSEHKYNSGTGWPSFWQPIADSLVSEREDNRYFMPQVEIVCSNCGGHLGHVFSDGPEPTGLRYCMNSAAMTFIEKEDITTDEDNGTM; from the coding sequence ATGAAATATGCAGCTTTATTAGGAGTGCTTGCTGTCGCCACCTTTCTTGCCTTTAGTTTCTTTAAAACTGATTCTTCAATTTCTGAAAATCATACCGGCACTGAATTAGCTGGAATTCACAAAACTGAGCGGGATACTCTTCCTGAAAATGAATACCCTTTCCAAAAAACTGACTCGGAATGGAAGGAAATTCTAACTTCGAAAGAGTATCGAATATTACGAGACCGCGGAACTGAACTGCCGTATGTGAACGAATACAATAATAATAAGCGCGAGGGTATTTATGTATGTGCCGGTTGTGGACAAAAACTCTACAGTTCGGAACATAAATATAACAGTGGAACCGGATGGCCAAGCTTCTGGCAGCCTATTGCTGATTCATTGGTAAGTGAACGTGAGGATAACAGATATTTTATGCCGCAAGTTGAAATTGTATGCTCTAATTGCGGAGGACATCTGGGACATGTTTTTTCTGATGGGCCGGAACCTACCGGCCTCCGCTACTGCATGAATTCTGCAGCTATGACATTCATAGAAAAAGAAGACATAACAACTGATGAAGATAATGGCACTATGTAA
- a CDS encoding PH domain-containing protein: MNSKATILQKAEFNPKIKTYILWYGALICTITVILIPLIPIWLLIASIYLKRYFERLECELTTRSLRFKKGYIFHTERTIPLDKIQDLTFKEGPLLKYFGLSILKIETAGNTGQGSSDLSLIGIIDAFEFRNKVFEQRDKVTYNSGASSTASTDSVAEILKEIRDSIKRIEEKYLA; the protein is encoded by the coding sequence ATGAACTCCAAAGCTACTATTCTCCAAAAAGCTGAATTCAATCCAAAAATCAAAACATACATCCTATGGTACGGGGCGTTGATTTGTACTATTACGGTTATTTTGATACCGTTAATCCCCATTTGGCTGCTTATCGCCTCCATTTATTTGAAACGATATTTTGAACGGCTGGAGTGTGAACTGACTACACGATCACTTCGGTTTAAAAAAGGATATATATTCCATACGGAAAGAACGATTCCTTTGGATAAAATCCAGGATCTAACTTTTAAAGAAGGTCCCCTTCTGAAATATTTTGGACTAAGTATTTTAAAAATTGAGACGGCCGGCAATACCGGGCAAGGAAGCTCTGACCTGTCCCTTATTGGAATTATTGATGCTTTTGAATTCCGAAATAAAGTTTTTGAACAACGGGATAAAGTAACGTATAACAGTGGAGCCTCTTCTACAGCAAGCACCGATTCTGTTGCAGAAATACTGAAAGAAATCAGGGATTCAATTAAAAGAATTGAGGAGAAATATTTAGCCTGA
- the crtI gene encoding NAD(P)/FAD-dependent oxidoreductase, translating to MNISVIGAGLGGLSVSCLLAAAGHEVEVFEKNSGVGGKMNQLEAKGFRFDTGPSLLTMPFVLEKLFAECNTKMDDYLELVSLEPICRYFYPDGIVFDNFEDKTAALKEIEAIAPEDANAYRNFLDYAESLYLKTADAFIFNPLYGIRDLKEVDLLSFFGIDAFTTVSKRVDREFQSTYLRKFFKRFTTYNGSSPFLAPATLNVIPHVEINQGGYYVKGGLFKVAEALYKLAQSLGIEFHFDQEIKSILVEENRATGIRLKNNKVIQTDLVVSNSDATETIAHLLPDSYISPRKKKKAISIEPSCSGFVLLLGIDKKYEQLVHHNVFFSEDYEHEFSQIFNHKVMPDDPTIYIANTSYTDPDHAPEGGSNLFILVNAPYLSDNYLWEEQGEKYGDKIIQELEKRGLNNFSDHILFRKSINPQDFYQKYLSNKGSIYGTSSNNKFSAFLRPRNKSTNIDKLYFVGGSTHPGGGIPLVIQSAFNAMQLIRRYEN from the coding sequence ATGAATATTTCTGTAATTGGTGCCGGTTTGGGGGGGTTATCTGTCTCCTGCCTGCTCGCAGCCGCCGGGCACGAGGTTGAGGTGTTTGAAAAAAACAGTGGTGTTGGAGGAAAAATGAATCAGCTTGAAGCAAAAGGCTTTCGATTTGATACCGGCCCCAGCCTGCTCACCATGCCCTTTGTATTGGAAAAACTGTTCGCAGAATGTAATACAAAAATGGATGATTATTTGGAACTGGTCTCCCTTGAACCTATTTGCAGATATTTCTATCCGGATGGCATCGTTTTTGATAATTTTGAAGATAAAACGGCTGCTCTTAAAGAAATTGAAGCCATTGCTCCGGAAGATGCAAATGCCTATCGCAACTTCCTTGATTATGCTGAGTCTCTCTACCTAAAAACAGCAGATGCTTTTATTTTCAACCCGCTTTATGGTATCCGGGATTTGAAGGAGGTTGATCTGCTCAGCTTTTTTGGGATTGATGCTTTTACCACCGTTAGCAAAAGGGTTGATCGTGAGTTTCAATCAACTTATTTAAGAAAATTTTTCAAACGGTTCACAACCTATAACGGTTCTTCGCCTTTCCTTGCCCCTGCAACACTGAATGTAATTCCTCATGTTGAAATCAATCAAGGCGGATATTACGTAAAAGGAGGCCTGTTTAAAGTTGCTGAAGCGCTTTATAAACTCGCACAATCACTGGGCATTGAATTTCATTTTGATCAGGAAATAAAGTCCATTCTTGTGGAAGAGAATCGGGCAACAGGTATCCGGCTCAAAAATAACAAAGTCATCCAAACTGATTTGGTCGTCTCCAACAGTGATGCTACCGAAACCATTGCTCATTTACTCCCTGACTCTTATATATCACCCCGTAAAAAAAAGAAAGCCATATCGATCGAGCCTTCCTGCTCCGGCTTTGTATTACTGTTAGGAATTGATAAAAAGTATGAGCAATTGGTACACCATAATGTTTTCTTTTCTGAAGATTATGAACATGAATTTAGCCAGATTTTCAATCATAAAGTAATGCCTGACGATCCGACTATCTACATTGCCAATACTTCTTATACTGATCCCGATCATGCTCCTGAAGGCGGATCCAATCTGTTTATTTTGGTAAACGCTCCCTATTTATCTGATAATTACCTGTGGGAAGAACAGGGAGAGAAATATGGCGACAAAATCATCCAAGAGTTAGAAAAGCGTGGGTTAAATAATTTTTCGGATCATATTCTTTTTAGAAAAAGCATTAACCCTCAAGACTTTTATCAAAAATACCTGTCAAACAAAGGGAGTATTTACGGTACCTCTTCGAATAATAAATTCTCAGCCTTTCTCAGACCACGCAATAAATCCACAAATATTGATAAGCTTTACTTTGTAGGTGGCTCAACTCATCCGGGCGGTGGTATTCCACTTGTTATTCAGTCAGCTTTTAATGCAATGCAGTTAATTAGAAGATATGAAAATTAA
- a CDS encoding metallophosphoesterase family protein, with the protein MIKIGLISDTHNYLDPQVFEYFEDCDEIWHAGDFGSISIADQLRKIAPVVGVYGNIDGKDIRQEFPLHQRFEREGLRIWMTHIGGIPGRYCIPIREELENDPPELFICGHSHILRISRDQDLDKMLYMNPGAAGKQGFQTHRTIIRFEINKRKIHNVEVINLDMDEDTEEEIKQRASSKSR; encoded by the coding sequence ATGATCAAAATAGGGCTAATTTCAGATACGCATAATTACCTTGATCCTCAGGTCTTCGAATATTTTGAAGACTGCGATGAAATTTGGCATGCCGGTGATTTTGGAAGTATAAGCATAGCAGATCAGCTTAGGAAAATTGCACCGGTGGTTGGCGTATATGGAAATATAGACGGAAAAGATATTCGGCAAGAATTTCCGCTTCATCAAAGGTTTGAGCGTGAGGGACTTAGAATATGGATGACACACATAGGCGGGATTCCGGGTCGGTATTGCATCCCCATTCGTGAAGAATTGGAAAATGATCCGCCTGAGTTATTTATTTGTGGGCATTCTCACATTCTCAGAATATCCAGAGATCAGGATTTAGATAAGATGCTATATATGAATCCGGGAGCAGCAGGGAAACAAGGATTCCAAACTCATCGCACGATTATCCGGTTCGAGATAAATAAAAGGAAAATTCACAATGTTGAAGTGATCAACCTTGATATGGATGAAGATACTGAAGAGGAGATTAAACAACGCGCATCAAGTAAATCAAGGTAA